Proteins co-encoded in one Paracoccus aestuarii genomic window:
- a CDS encoding DUF305 domain-containing protein, producing the protein MSHGSHAGHEHNGEGRPYLMFWINMALGLAVMYVVMFSMIDGIRDFRNNLNMFYMALSMWAPMGIFMLATMPGMYPRRSLNIALYVVFIALTLGSFAATRAQALIGDRQFIESMIPHHSGAILMCREATLSDPELVALCADISGGQRAEIDQMERIRARLDRDG; encoded by the coding sequence ATGAGCCATGGTTCGCATGCAGGGCATGAGCATAACGGCGAGGGCCGACCCTATCTGATGTTCTGGATCAACATGGCGCTGGGGCTGGCCGTCATGTATGTCGTGATGTTCTCGATGATCGACGGCATCCGCGACTTCCGCAACAACCTCAACATGTTCTACATGGCCCTGTCCATGTGGGCGCCGATGGGGATCTTCATGCTGGCGACCATGCCAGGCATGTATCCGCGACGGTCCCTGAACATCGCCCTTTACGTGGTGTTCATCGCGCTGACGCTCGGCTCCTTCGCGGCGACCCGCGCGCAGGCGCTGATCGGGGACCGCCAGTTCATCGAGTCGATGATCCCCCACCATTCCGGCGCGATTCTGATGTGCCGCGAGGCGACGCTCAGCGATCCCGAGCTTGTCGCCCTCTGCGCCGACATCAGCGGCGGCCAGCGTGCCGAGATCGACCAGATGGAACGGATCCGGGCGCGGCTCGACCGGGACGGCTGA
- a CDS encoding MgtC/SapB family protein, whose protein sequence is MDALIPRLALALAIGLLVGLERGWRERDAPAGDRTAGIRTYGISGLLGGVVAALALAFDAPAILIGEFLAFTAVFTLYKLREDIHDDSFSVTGTVAGLAVFALGALAVAGDQRAAAAGGTALAAILASRDLLHSLVRRISWIELRSALVLAVMTAIILPVLPARAIDPWGGFNPHQVWLFTVLTAAISYLGYVAVRMFGTTRGVLVGGLAGAVVSSTAVTVALARTAAGGANPWPLAGAATLAAGVSVLRVTGIVVIVAPAVLGVTALAILAAVAGFAACGAFFLMRGRLEGDGPQILRNPFDLPAVMIFALFFGVVSTISAALAMGNTSGMVATSAISGIFDVDVAVLSALRLLGQAAHLEAVGHAVLLALTTNALGRLVVAAATGPVRFWLPIAAATLVAGALGLAAFLTLPHFEWPGTPSVLGS, encoded by the coding sequence GTGGACGCGCTGATCCCCCGGCTTGCCCTCGCGCTGGCGATCGGTCTGCTTGTCGGGCTCGAACGCGGCTGGCGCGAGCGCGATGCGCCTGCCGGCGACCGGACGGCCGGCATCCGGACCTATGGGATTTCGGGGCTGCTGGGCGGTGTCGTCGCGGCACTCGCCCTCGCGTTCGACGCGCCCGCGATCCTGATCGGCGAATTCCTCGCGTTCACCGCGGTCTTCACCCTCTACAAGCTGCGCGAGGACATTCACGACGACAGCTTCAGCGTGACCGGCACCGTCGCCGGCCTCGCCGTCTTCGCGCTCGGCGCGCTGGCCGTGGCGGGCGATCAGCGCGCCGCGGCGGCTGGCGGCACGGCGCTGGCCGCAATTCTGGCCAGCCGCGACCTTCTCCACAGCCTGGTCAGGCGCATCTCCTGGATCGAGCTGCGCTCCGCGCTGGTGCTGGCGGTGATGACGGCCATCATATTGCCGGTCCTGCCCGCCCGTGCCATCGACCCCTGGGGCGGCTTCAACCCGCATCAGGTCTGGCTCTTCACGGTGCTGACCGCGGCGATTTCCTATCTGGGCTATGTTGCCGTGCGCATGTTCGGCACCACGCGCGGTGTTCTGGTCGGCGGGCTCGCCGGAGCCGTGGTGTCGTCGACGGCGGTCACCGTCGCGCTGGCCCGCACCGCCGCCGGGGGCGCGAACCCCTGGCCGCTCGCAGGCGCCGCCACGCTTGCCGCAGGGGTCTCGGTGCTGCGTGTCACCGGCATCGTGGTCATCGTGGCGCCGGCGGTGCTCGGGGTCACGGCGCTGGCGATCCTGGCGGCCGTCGCCGGTTTTGCCGCCTGCGGGGCGTTCTTTCTCATGCGCGGCCGGCTGGAAGGCGACGGACCGCAGATCCTGCGCAATCCGTTCGACCTACCGGCGGTGATGATCTTCGCCCTGTTCTTCGGCGTCGTCTCGACGATCAGCGCCGCGCTCGCCATGGGGAACACCAGCGGCATGGTGGCGACCTCCGCCATCTCGGGGATCTTCGACGTGGACGTCGCGGTGCTGAGCGCCCTGCGCCTGCTCGGCCAGGCCGCACATCTGGAGGCCGTCGGCCACGCAGTCCTGCTTGCGCTCACGACCAATGCCCTCGGGCGCTTGGTGGTCGCCGCCGCGACCGGGCCTGTCCGGTTCTGGCTGCCGATCGCCGCCGCGACGCTGGTGGCGGGCGCCCTTGGCCTCGCGGCGTTCCTGACGCTGCCGCATTTCGAGTGGCCGGGCACTCCGAGCGTACTCGGCTCGTAG
- a CDS encoding thymidine phosphorylase family protein yields the protein MTALVSSAEPAQPTLRARRLGLHTQHQPVVVMHKDCHVCHSEGLAARAQVLVTSGGREVQATLFQVDSDAMVKHDEVGLSETAWNLLGVSEGEELRVSHPPALESLASVRRRIYGHRLDAQALSDIVRDVTAGRYTDVHLAAFLTASAALPLDENETADLTGAMIAVGDRMRWDAPIVVDKHCVGGLPGNRTTPIVVAIVAANGLVMPKTSSRAITSPAGTADTMETLAPVDLDLATLRRVVEAEGGCIAWGGGVHLSPADDIFVRVERELDVDTEGQLIASVLSKKISAGSTHVVIDIPVGPTAKVRGEDAASHLAARITAVAARFGLAATCVQTDGSQPVGRGIGPALEAFDVLAVLRNAPDAPDDLRRRAAMLAGAALEIGGKAGKGAGLALALDTLSDGRAWKKFEAICAAQGGLRTPPRAAHLHPLVAPRAGRVVHINNRKLARLAKLAGAPDAKAAGVHMEVRLGDEIDRGQPLVHIHAETPGELAYALDYAAQAGDMIEVEP from the coding sequence GACGCTTCGTGCGCGTCGTCTCGGCTTGCACACCCAGCACCAGCCGGTCGTGGTTATGCACAAGGATTGTCATGTCTGCCACTCCGAAGGCCTCGCCGCGCGCGCGCAGGTTCTCGTCACCAGCGGCGGCCGGGAGGTCCAGGCCACGCTGTTTCAGGTCGACAGCGACGCTATGGTGAAGCACGACGAAGTCGGCCTCTCGGAAACCGCCTGGAATCTCCTCGGCGTCTCGGAGGGGGAAGAGCTGCGCGTGAGCCATCCTCCCGCGCTGGAATCGCTGGCCAGTGTGCGTCGGCGCATCTATGGCCATCGCCTCGACGCCCAGGCCCTTTCGGACATCGTAAGGGACGTAACAGCCGGCCGGTACACGGATGTGCATCTCGCCGCCTTCCTGACCGCAAGCGCGGCCCTGCCGCTCGACGAGAACGAGACTGCCGACCTTACCGGAGCCATGATCGCGGTAGGCGACCGGATGCGTTGGGATGCCCCCATCGTCGTCGACAAGCATTGTGTCGGCGGCCTGCCCGGCAACCGCACCACGCCGATCGTGGTGGCGATCGTCGCGGCCAACGGGCTCGTCATGCCCAAGACCTCGTCGCGCGCCATCACCTCGCCCGCCGGCACCGCCGACACGATGGAAACGCTGGCCCCGGTCGATCTCGATCTCGCCACGCTGAGGCGCGTGGTCGAGGCGGAGGGCGGCTGCATCGCCTGGGGTGGCGGTGTCCATCTGAGCCCGGCCGACGACATTTTCGTGCGGGTCGAGCGTGAACTCGACGTCGATACCGAGGGCCAGCTCATCGCCTCCGTGCTGTCCAAGAAGATCTCCGCCGGCTCCACCCACGTCGTGATCGACATCCCGGTAGGCCCCACGGCCAAGGTGCGCGGAGAGGATGCTGCATCGCATCTCGCCGCACGGATCACGGCGGTGGCGGCGCGCTTCGGCCTCGCCGCCACATGCGTGCAAACCGACGGCTCGCAGCCGGTCGGTCGCGGCATCGGCCCCGCGCTGGAGGCGTTCGACGTACTCGCCGTGCTGCGAAACGCCCCCGACGCGCCGGACGATCTGCGCCGGCGCGCCGCCATGCTGGCGGGCGCGGCGCTGGAGATCGGCGGCAAGGCCGGCAAGGGAGCAGGTCTGGCCCTCGCATTGGACACATTGTCCGATGGCCGGGCATGGAAGAAGTTCGAGGCGATCTGTGCGGCGCAGGGCGGGCTGCGCACACCGCCCAGGGCGGCTCACCTCCATCCCCTTGTCGCCCCGCGCGCCGGGCGGGTCGTGCATATCAACAACCGAAAGCTGGCCCGCCTCGCCAAGCTCGCGGGCGCGCCCGACGCCAAGGCCGCCGGCGTCCACATGGAGGTGCGGCTTGGCGACGAGATCGACCGGGGGCAACCGCTTGTCCACATCCACGCGGAAACGCCGGGCGAACTAGCCTACGCGCTCGATTATGCGGCGCAAGCCGGCGACATGATCGAGGTCGAGCCGTGA